The Camarhynchus parvulus chromosome 19, STF_HiC, whole genome shotgun sequence genomic sequence GCAAGTGTCACTAGATGTTGGAATATCTGGGGTTAAAGGCAGAGAATAAAGTTATTAACAATGAGTCACACGCAGCATCTCAGTAATTTTGGAGAGAAGATTCATGGATCCCAGTCTCCAACAGTCCCAAGGGCTCAGGAAGGCGCCTGGTTGCCCCTCAACGTGGATGTTTGTGTTACAGCATCATTACTCATGCACACATCCACACACACCCCCGCAAGagcctctgcagggcagcactcCCTGTTACTTACAGGCTCTGGTTCTGCATATTTGAATTTCTTCTGCTTGTAATAGTCTCGTCCATggagaaaatgcagcaggagcaggtcACAGAGGACAGAGGCCTTAAATCAAAGTGCAGTTAGGTTTGGGGTTGCCCTGCAAGATTACCTGGACCACTGTGCACttccagtttttcccagtttgcCCCACAATTTAGGGCCACTTCTACTTCATCCCACAACATGACAGTAGCTGAAGTCTCCAAATATCCATTTAGGACAGAAGTGAAGTGTGCTGTGttcaatttaaataatttaagcCAACAGAAATGAACTGCTTCCCCTTTAGGTAAGTGCAGAGCACAACACCCTTTGAGCTGTTCCCAAGTCTTTAACAACCATAACCAAATCAGACTCTGGGTTTCTGTCCTGAGTGAAATGCTGCCAATCACATGCAGACCCTCCCTCAATGCCAACTCTAACTTGAAACTATCAGGATACCAAGACCTGCCAGAGAGCCAGCCTTCCCTTCATCAGCAGGGCAGAATTCACATCAGCCAGGGACCAGCAGGAATCTATTTCCCTGAGCTGGCAAGGCAGGAGAGCacctcctttcccccttttgcTCATCCTCTGACGCCCTGAGCAGTAGCCAGTATTTCACTGCAGCTCAAGGACACTTCCCACGGATGTCACAGTCAAGAAGAATAATTTGAGAGTCTCCAAATAGAGGCTGGAAATATCTGAACTTACCACTCCAAAAATACCAATTCCAGAGCCAATTGTGGTCATGGTCGGGATGATGTCAAATTTGCCTGCCTGGATAAAGTCAGAGAAAATAGGTGATAAGTTACAGTCAgcccaaggggaaaaaaaaggctgctcGAGCTTGTAGGTGGGGCTCAGCAAAAGTGCCTTGCAGCAACCCAAACCACAaccacagcacacagagaaacaggagatgggaaagagctggtcaaacagaaaaatattgtagGTTGGTTTTAGGCTGAAATAAATTGAACttacttttcttcctgtatttttaatagaaaaaactCAACCAAAACCAAGCAACCAAACAGAAGTATACAATTTGAATATTCTCCATGGGAACACAATAAGGAAAGCCTTCTCtcccagtgggaaaaaaaagacaaaatagaaaaatgcaaatgttcaGCTTTTGCAAATATCAGTAAAAGGTTTTGAGTTTCCACAGGTCCTCCCCACTCccatcacaattttttttagaCAAAACCACTGATCAAGCCACAGCTGAAAGATATGAcctataaaatatattttcttcctctcttcccttccaCAGTATTTCCCAAGGGTTCCCGTGAGCAGGCCAGCACCCAAGGAAAGCATTCACACTAGTGTTCCTGATGCCACAGGACCCTGGTGCTGTGTTACACAGCTGGTCCCTTCCAAGGACAcggctctgctgtcccagggatccagaggaTGCACCCTTACCTTGCCATTCACCAGAATGTCGAGCCGGATCCCAAACACCTTGTAGAGTGTCCTCTTTTCCATCCCATCTTCTTTGTAGTATTTGGCATATCTGTGCAATTGGATGGGGAGTGTTAATGGTCTGCCAGGGGGTCgaacagcccctgcagccctaCAGCATGGCATCTTGGACAAAGATCTGGGAATATGTTATCACAGACCTGCTCCTGACCTTCTCCTTAAGCCCCCTGAAGGAGCGGGGCTGTTGGCACCtctcctctctgtgcctcagttttccTGACTGCAGGATGGAGTTCCAGATCCTGCTGTTTGATCTGATATCCCCAAGTTCTGCGTGCAGCAGATAGTGGAACACTGGTGACAgagtcacacagagcagaggatACAGACTATGAGAACATGTGAGATGATCCTACACCATCTCCAGTCTTTAAAGGGGCTTCCCAAAAGCTCAGCCAAGCAGGAGAGCCTCCAAGGGGGAggagacagaaaggaaatggGGCAATTTTCCAGCCAAGGGTTGTATTATCACTTTTATCATGCCATTTAAAAGAGCACTGGTActgctgcctggccctgcaAAGGTAGTGAGTATTTTGAAGGACAGTCTCTGGCTTTCCACCATCCCTTGAGTGGGAACCTGGAAGCTGTTACCTCTGAATTACACTTGGAGAATCAGCAGGTATTTCCTTACCTGAAGTTGAACCCTGGTGAAACATTGCTGTCATCATTGTACAGGCCATGGAACTGGTAAATGGGTTTGCAGTACCGCAGGGGCCAGTCGAGGTCACAGTTCCAATCTATGGTGATGCCCACCACTCCACCCTGCAGCCAAGAGGGAGTCACAAGGTTGCCCCACCTTGGGCCTGGCCCACACAGAGAAATGCTTTCCCTCCTCACAGGTGCCCTGTCTCCATGCCATGAGGTGTCCTGGCTCTCCAGATGCACGGACCTCACTGCTGCCTCAGCCTTCCTGAGTAGCCATGGCTTTATGGCCTGTACATAACCCCTTGCaaaggcttttgtttctgtCCTGAGTGCTGGATACACAAATAAATTCATGCTCTCTTGTTCCTGATTAGAGTCCTGTGCCCAAGGCATGATCCTGAGAAAGAATGCTCACCCCAGATCCCTTCTGTCCTCATGGGACAGCCTTCCCTTGTCTTGATCATGCCTAAGAGATTGCTCAGGAAATGCAGGAgtccctcctccctcctgagATCACTCCAGGCTGTAAATACCTGTGCCCTAGAGGCTTGTATTTTTGCACCTTTAATATATAGAATGttagaatgttttgggttggaagggaccataaagaccatcttgttccaaaccctgccacgggcagggacacctttggTTAGACCAGTTTTCTCCaggtcctgtccaacctggccaggaatggggcagccatAGCTTCTCTGGGCCATCTGATCCAATCCATGCAATAAATGTTCATATATGGAAGCCTCTGATTTTATTCAATGCCTGGCAAAGTTATCACAAGGTTTCGCAGCAGAGATAGCAGATACTCCCCCACACCAGCCTGAGGAGTGTTAGGCAAAGCTGCATTTTGGAGCCAGGGGAAAGGCTGCAGTTAGCACTGTGCAATGACCAGTATTTGACCATCCAGCTGGGATTTCCAAGCTCAGTCAGATGGGATTTGGCCACACAGATCTAGTTATTCACTGCTCAAATTAAAACAAGCTGAACCCTGGGATTTACTGCCAGTGGGTCAAATCTTCTCAAGAGTTtccaagaaaaatgtaaatattaggCCATGTCCAAGGAGATTCATAATCTTTATGAGATAATTCTGACACTTGTTTTCTCAAGAATTCttgagaaaactgaaaatcatCTCAACAGCTGGGGATGATTGCACTTTTGAGTGTCCCTTTCCCATCAACAGCAAGGGAACATAATTTGAAATTGAAGTACCTTAACAGCCAGGAAGGTAAAATTCTGGCCCGATTCCCTCACTATGTATCCCAGTTCaaacacaggacacagggaatcAGTGACTTTGTGATAGGTGCATTTCTTCAGGTACTGCTTGGTAACGCTCTCAACCAAGTTGCGCCTATGAACGAAAAGAGAGTGAGAAAAATTCTCAGTAACACAataatttggggggaaaacctCTATAAGTCCCTTGCCCAGTCCATGTCACTCTCCCATTCACATGCCACTTGTCCATGGGCTCTGCTAGGCAGTGTTCTGAGCTCCAGCAATTCTTATCTGGAACACCTCAGGGATAGTGAGTGTATCCCACACCTTTTACATTTAGCTGGAGTTTGCTATCTCCTACAGCAAGGGTTAAAAGGAAAGGGCAACTTCTTGCCTTCCATCCCACTCTGCTTTTTTGCCCAAAAACATCCTGTCTGTGAAGCCTATGGTTTTGTGTAAGCCTTGTGCCTTTGTGCCTTGCTCAAACTGATCCCATCGCTGATGCTCAGCAGTGATCAAAGGCAGGAAgtttccccacagcagccagcccgGCCACCCTCACTGCCAGGACCTGCTCCCTCTCTGTGTCCTCTTCAGCCTGTCCTCACCTGGGCCACCTGTCcttgcagctggggcaggggggatcccctctcccagccagcTCTTGGGAGGTGTGAGGTCAGCCCAGGACTTTGCCAAGCATGCTGGCTGCCAGGACATTTAAccttggctgcagcacaggggacaaGATCAGCTTAGAGAGAAGAATCTGCTGTCCAGAGCACAAATAGCCTCTGTTAATTTGTTCCAAATCAGATATATGGTCAGTGCCATCACAAATCCTCTCAGGAGTGTGCCTTcagccagcagcatttccccagTACTGCCAGGAAGGGGCCAAGCCCACCCTTTGCTGAAACAGGTGGGATCTGTGATGTTAAGGGGGACTCTGGGGCACCAAGCTTATCCTGGCCATGaggtattttaattttgtcttcagagaagaaaaatgaaaaatcagagtAACTGATTTGCAGCTTGTGAGAGTAACTGAGGAGAGGTTAATTCCAGAAATCTTTCCAGTAACTACAGCTACCAGCTGAGGTGGGACACACTTGGGAGGGAAATGTCTCCTTTCCTATGAGCTGATGTGGGGTTCAGTGCAGCAGCTAGAGTAGCCCTGGGATCGCTGATGAGGTAGGCAATCCTCTATACCAAGCATCCAGTTACACCCATCCAGCTGAATCCAAGGTTTCCTCtgagggacacagctggaggAACTGACCAGGAGCCATCCCCCCAACCTCTCCTTACCTGGACACCTTGAACTTGGGGAAGGTGATACTGTTCTTGATGAACAAGGTGAACTTCTCTGCTTctgacagcagggcagggctgaaaAACACAAGTGTAGGCATGTGTCCATCACTTGGCTCTCCAGGTTCTAGAGAAAGCTCCATTTGGTGGAAATTCACCCAAACTGAGATAAGCAGACCCAGAAAACTGGCGGtctcatcccttcccttcctggtCTTTCACAACACAGGCTGTCCTGGCCACATCCCATAAAGCTCCAACTTGGTCTGCTCTGCACCaactgcagctgggatgggaaagAGGGCAACAACATCATTCCTTACCTGGGAACATGGTAATCAACTTCAACAGGGCACCAGCCAAAGATCTCACAGGTCTTCACAGTGCTGTTGAAGCGTACACACTTGCCAGTCATGAGCCCTGTGGGGGAGACAGCAGCTCACACTCTGGATCCTGTGAAATCTCAGCCTCACGCTGGGACGGATGGGGCTTCGGCTCTGCCAAGGGCATTCAAGACACAAAATGCTCAGAGCTTTGGCACCTTTCTAAAGTAATAAGGAAATTAATTGTGGCCTCTCAGCTCAGGGCAGTGGTTTCTCTTACAGTGCTGTacaggggagcagctggggattTTTCTTGTTAAAACACACCTAAGAAAATGCTGAGCTGATAAGAGAACAACAGTTTGGGGGAAATGGCTTAGTCCTGATTAACCTTTTGTTTGCAGCTCAGGTATCTGTcaaaagagcagagctggaccAGCTTATGTGGAACCTTCAACCAGCATGTCAGAGGTTTTCCTATTCAAAGCAGGTCCCCCAGCCAGGGGACACCCCAGCCAGgcagtttttctctgtgttgtcTCACCAGAAACACCAGGACCATGTGCCATACCTTGTCCCTGCCGGCTGTATTTCCCTTTGCTGCAGTCGCTGTCCTGTGTGCACAGCCCGGCATCTGGCAGCTGTTTGGAGAAAGCAGCCACCTCTTAGCATCCCACCCTGCAGCTTCAatcccctgtccctcctgcctcaccagacagcatttttcttcaggGATACACTGCTCAACTGCAGCCAGAGCTTGTCCATACACTGCTTCCCAACCAAGGCTGTCCagataaagcaggaaaaaagggggCAGTTTATTCACTCCAGGCAGATACTTTCATTTAAGCCTCAAGTCTGCTCTGCTTGATCAActcaaagggaagaaaactcAAATGAATGCCACCTGTTTTTCAGCAGAATAAAAGTCTTCACATAGCACACAGGAGTCAGGAACATTAAATATGGGGCCAGGCCCTGGCTTTTACTAAACCTCCCAATTTCAGAAAAAGCCTTTCCACCACAATCCCCTGAATTACAGAAGCTTAGCCCACTGAAGGAAGCCGGTGTGTTTACCTCTGGGCATGTTCCTTGTTTCTGTCCAGGTGTGACAATGAAGTTGGTCATCACCACAAACGAGTTGTCCCCCTGTGGAGACACAGCCAACAagctcacagccagcacagggtcCCTTCTGTGAGG encodes the following:
- the P2RX1 gene encoding P2X purinoceptor 1 — its product is MGQKCMDKLSSFLFEYDTPRMVLVRNKKVGLTFRLIQLIVLAYIIGWVFLYEKGYQSQDSIVSSVSVKLKGLTLTNESVLGPHIWDVVDYVFPPQGDNSFVVMTNFIVTPGQKQGTCPELPDAGLCTQDSDCSKGKYSRQGQGLMTGKCVRFNSTVKTCEIFGWCPVEVDYHVPSPALLSEAEKFTLFIKNSITFPKFKVSRRNLVESVTKQYLKKCTYHKVTDSLCPVFELGYIVRESGQNFTFLAVKGGVVGITIDWNCDLDWPLRYCKPIYQFHGLYNDDSNVSPGFNFRYAKYYKEDGMEKRTLYKVFGIRLDILVNGKAGKFDIIPTMTTIGSGIGIFGVASVLCDLLLLHFLHGRDYYKQKKFKYAEPEPSKSHKKEKEPDNTQ